A stretch of Helicobacter pylori DNA encodes these proteins:
- the cagA gene encoding type IV secretion system oncogenic effector CagA, translated as MTNETIDQQPQTEAAFNPQQFINNLQVAFLKLDNAVASFDPDQKPIVDKNDRDNRQAFDGISQLREEYSNKAIKNPTKKNQYFSDFINKSNDLINKDALIDVESSTKSFQKFGDQRYRIFTSWVSHQNDPSKINTRSIRNFMENIIQPPIHDDKEKAEFLKSAKQSFAGIIIGNQIRTDQKFMGVFDESLKERQEAEKNGEPTGGDWLDIFLSFIFDKKQSSDVKEAINQEPVPHVQPDIATSTTHIQGLPPESRDLLDERGNFSKFTLGDMEMLDVEGVADLDPNYKFNQLLIHNNALSSVLMGSHNGIEPEKVSLLYAGNGGFGDKHDWNATVGYKDQQGNNVATIINVHMKNGSGLVIAGGEKGINNPSFYLYKEDQLTGSQRALSQEEIQNKIDFMEFLAQNNAKLDNLSEKEKEKFRNEIENFKKNSKAYLDALGNDRIAFVSKKDTKHSALITEFNKGDLSYTLKDYGKKADRALDREKNVTLQGSLKHDGVMFVDYSNFKYTNASKNPNKGVGTTNGVSHLDAGFSKVAVFNLPDLNNLAITSFVRRNLEDKLIAKGLSLQDTNKLIKDFLSSNKELVGKALNFNKAVADAKNTGNYDEVKKAQKDLEKSLRKREHLEKEVEKKLESKSGNKNKMEAKAQANSQKDEIFALINKEANRDARAIAYSQNLKGIKRELSDKLENINKDLRNFSKSFDEFKNGKNKDFSKAEETLKALKGSVKDLGINPEWISKVENLNAALNDFKNGKNKDLSKVTQAKSDLENSVKDVIINQKITDKVDDLNQAVSMAKATGDFSRVEQALADLKNFSKEQLAQQAQKNESFNVGKKSEIYQSVKNGVNGTLVGNGLSGIETTALAKNFSDIKKELNEKFKNFNNNNNNGLKNSTEPIYAKVNKKKTGQVASPEEPIYAQVAKKVNAKIDQLNQIASGLGGVGQAGFPLKRHDKVDDLSKVGRSVSPEPIYATIDDLGGPFPLKRHDKVDDLSKVGRSRNQELAQKIDNLSQAVSEAKAGYFGNLEQTIDKLKDSTKNNFVNLWAESAKKVPASLSAKLDNYATNSHTRINSNIQSGAINEKATGMLTQKNPEWLKLVNDKIVAHNVGSVPLSEYDKIGFNQKNMKDYSDSFKFSTKLNNAVKDVKSGFTQFLANAFSTGYYCLAGENAEHGIKNVNTKGGFQKS; from the coding sequence ATGACTAACGAAACTATTGACCAACAACCACAAACCGAAGCGGCTTTTAACCCGCAGCAATTTATCAATAATCTTCAAGTAGCTTTTCTTAAGCTTGATAACGCTGTCGCTTCATTTGATCCTGATCAAAAACCAATCGTTGATAAGAACGATAGGGATAACAGGCAAGCTTTTGATGGAATCTCGCAATTAAGGGAAGAATACTCCAATAAAGCGATCAAAAATCCTACCAAAAAGAATCAGTATTTTTCAGACTTTATCAATAAGAGCAACGATTTAATCAACAAAGACGCTCTCATTGATGTAGAATCTTCCACAAAGAGCTTTCAGAAATTTGGGGATCAGCGTTACCGAATTTTCACAAGTTGGGTGTCCCATCAAAACGATCCGTCTAAAATCAACACCCGATCGATCCGAAATTTTATGGAAAATATCATACAACCCCCTATCCATGATGACAAAGAAAAAGCAGAGTTTTTGAAATCTGCCAAACAATCTTTTGCAGGAATTATCATAGGGAATCAAATCCGAACGGATCAAAAGTTCATGGGCGTGTTTGATGAATCTTTGAAAGAAAGGCAAGAAGCAGAAAAAAATGGAGAGCCTACTGGTGGGGATTGGTTGGATATTTTTTTATCATTTATATTTGACAAAAAACAATCTTCTGATGTCAAAGAAGCAATCAATCAAGAACCAGTTCCTCATGTCCAACCAGATATAGCCACTAGCACCACCCACATACAAGGCTTACCGCCTGAATCTAGGGATTTGCTTGATGAAAGGGGTAATTTTTCTAAATTCACTCTTGGCGATATGGAAATGTTAGATGTTGAGGGAGTCGCTGACCTTGATCCTAATTACAAGTTCAATCAATTATTGATTCACAATAACGCTCTGTCTTCTGTGTTAATGGGGAGTCATAATGGCATAGAACCTGAAAAAGTTTCATTATTGTATGCGGGCAATGGTGGTTTTGGAGACAAACACGATTGGAACGCCACCGTTGGTTATAAAGACCAACAAGGTAACAATGTGGCTACAATAATTAATGTGCATATGAAAAACGGCAGTGGCTTAGTCATAGCAGGTGGTGAGAAAGGGATTAACAACCCTAGTTTTTATCTCTACAAAGAAGACCAACTCACAGGCTCACAACGAGCATTGAGTCAAGAAGAGATCCAAAACAAAATAGATTTCATGGAATTTCTTGCACAAAACAATGCTAAATTAGACAACTTGAGCGAGAAAGAGAAAGAAAAATTCCGAAATGAGATTGAAAATTTCAAAAAAAACTCTAAGGCTTATTTAGACGCCCTAGGGAATGATCGTATTGCTTTTGTTTCTAAAAAAGACACAAAACATTCAGCTTTAATTACTGAGTTTAATAAGGGGGATTTGAGCTACACTCTTAAAGATTATGGGAAAAAAGCAGATAGAGCTTTAGATAGGGAGAAAAATGTCACTCTCCAAGGTAGCCTAAAACATGATGGCGTGATGTTTGTTGATTATTCTAATTTCAAATACACCAACGCCTCCAAGAATCCCAATAAGGGTGTAGGCACTACGAATGGCGTTTCCCATTTAGACGCAGGCTTTAGCAAGGTAGCTGTCTTTAATTTGCCTGATTTAAATAATCTCGCTATCACTAGTTTCGTAAGGCGGAATTTAGAGGATAAACTAATCGCTAAAGGATTGTCTCTACAAGATACTAATAAGCTCATCAAAGATTTTTTGAGCAGCAACAAAGAATTGGTTGGAAAAGCTTTAAACTTCAATAAAGCTGTAGCTGACGCTAAAAACACAGGCAACTATGATGAAGTGAAAAAAGCTCAGAAAGATCTTGAAAAATCTCTAAGGAAACGAGAGCATTTAGAGAAAGAAGTAGAGAAAAAATTGGAGAGCAAAAGCGGCAACAAAAATAAAATGGAAGCAAAAGCTCAAGCTAACAGCCAAAAAGATGAGATTTTTGCGTTGATCAATAAAGAGGCTAATAGGGATGCAAGAGCAATCGCTTACAGTCAGAATCTTAAAGGCATCAAAAGGGAATTGTCTGATAAACTTGAAAATATCAACAAGGATTTGAGAAACTTTAGTAAATCTTTTGATGAATTCAAAAATGGCAAAAATAAGGATTTCAGCAAGGCAGAAGAAACACTAAAAGCCCTTAAAGGCTCGGTGAAAGATTTAGGTATCAATCCAGAATGGATTTCAAAAGTTGAAAACCTTAATGCAGCTTTGAATGACTTCAAAAATGGCAAAAATAAGGATCTCAGCAAGGTAACGCAAGCAAAAAGCGACCTTGAAAATTCCGTTAAAGATGTGATCATCAATCAAAAGATAACGGATAAAGTTGATGATCTCAATCAAGCGGTATCAATGGCTAAAGCAACGGGTGATTTCAGTAGGGTAGAGCAAGCGTTAGCCGATCTCAAAAATTTCTCAAAGGAGCAATTGGCTCAACAAGCTCAAAAAAATGAAAGTTTCAATGTTGGAAAAAAATCTGAAATATATCAATCCGTTAAGAATGGTGTGAATGGAACCCTAGTCGGTAATGGGTTGTCTGGAATAGAGACCACAGCTCTCGCCAAAAACTTTTCGGACATCAAGAAAGAATTGAATGAGAAATTTAAAAATTTCAACAACAATAACAATAATGGGCTCAAAAACAGCACAGAACCCATTTATGCTAAAGTTAATAAAAAGAAAACAGGACAAGTAGCTAGCCCTGAAGAACCCATTTATGCTCAAGTTGCTAAAAAGGTAAATGCAAAAATTGACCAACTCAATCAAATAGCAAGTGGTTTGGGTGGTGTAGGGCAAGCGGGCTTCCCTTTGAAAAGGCATGATAAAGTTGATGATCTCAGTAAGGTAGGGCGATCGGTTAGCCCTGAACCCATTTATGCTACGATTGATGATCTCGGCGGACCTTTCCCTTTGAAAAGGCATGATAAAGTTGATGATCTCAGTAAGGTAGGGCGATCAAGGAATCAAGAATTGGCTCAGAAAATTGACAATCTCAGTCAAGCGGTATCAGAAGCTAAAGCAGGTTATTTTGGCAATCTAGAGCAAACGATAGACAAGCTCAAAGATTCTACAAAAAACAATTTTGTGAATCTATGGGCTGAAAGTGCAAAAAAAGTGCCTGCTAGTTTGTCAGCGAAATTGGACAATTACGCTACTAACAGCCACACACGCATTAATAGCAATATCCAAAGTGGAGCAATCAATGAAAAAGCAACCGGTATGCTAACGCAAAAAAACCCTGAGTGGCTCAAGCTCGTGAATGATAAGATCGTTGCGCATAATGTGGGAAGCGTTCCTTTGTCAGAGTATGATAAAATTGGCTTCAACCAGAAGAATATGAAAGATTATTCTGATTCGTTCAAGTTTTCCACCAAGTTGAACAATGCTGTAAAAGACGTTAAGTCTGGCTTTACGCAATTTTTAGCCAATGCATTTTCTACAGGATATTACTGCTTGGCGGGGGAAAATGCGGAGCATGGAATCAAAAATGTTAATACAAAAGGTGGTTTCCAAAAATCTTAA
- a CDS encoding urease-enhancing factor: MFIGASLLGGCASVGTYFDALRVACIKDTSIEKESHYTPKDFGGSYFSNQTDIGF; encoded by the coding sequence ATGTTTATTGGAGCTTCTTTACTCGGCGGTTGCGCTAGCGTTGGGACTTATTTTGACGCTTTGCGTGTCGCTTGCATTAAAGATACTTCTATAGAAAAAGAATCGCATTACACGCCTAAGGACTTTGGTGGCTCTTATTTTAGCAATCAAACTGATATTGGGTTTTAG
- a CDS encoding AAA domain-containing protein — translation MLPFIVGGAILAVGFGALAFFFDVETEKEKERQNTLKKDIKDYTHKAQQAKKCHKHQQTLKIADHCLNIIQRYLQEIERLQQEKKETPTQLKAVLEQIQQEMKSLPIQQKHALQIYYNRFEDAQRRALAYLGYLSRLKIQLQEKEKRLKSDLGEIKKLEQKVKKNNENIASNQEWLERHREWRDESQSNNPDNADKMQERMDRNKDNIRKAKDFIAKTQNWIKKKECDIDEILKHIQAMEPNYLLPQDFLYVGKLACVNKSEIYAHDGDEESGWNIYGQRLSLESGEHEKKLWDSYNSQEEFYILITRQNKEDNRFFKASLCKGLLYKHILEESVFEVSPNTIDWKMTKCLFHGIQLSLPIEYKEFKHKKYTPRDTLKVWVTNYDSLLKSVFIAEKEPEPKHMDVIMLFNDRLGSQILKYAYIFNDFNFNYSVLDYQKNGAIKNTSQFYDPKNIIRWINVEREHQLEKTSSYNKDQVQKIIELLEQINRALNQRKIRKTIGIITPYNAQKRRLRSEVEKCGFKNFDELKIDTVDAFQGEEADIIIYSTVKTYGNLSFLLDSKRLNVAISRAKENLIFVGKKSFFENLRSDEKNIFSAILQVCR, via the coding sequence ATGCTACCCTTTATTGTGGGTGGGGCTATCCTAGCAGTTGGTTTTGGGGCGTTAGCGTTTTTTTTTGATGTTGAAACCGAAAAAGAAAAAGAACGCCAAAACACGCTAAAAAAAGATATTAAGGACTACACGCACAAAGCGCAACAGGCTAAAAAATGCCATAAACACCAGCAAACCCTAAAGATCGCAGACCATTGTCTCAATATTATCCAACGCTATTTGCAAGAAATTGAAAGATTGCAACAAGAAAAGAAAGAGACACCCACGCAATTAAAGGCTGTGTTAGAGCAAATCCAACAAGAAATGAAATCTCTACCCATACAGCAAAAACATGCACTGCAAATATATTACAACCGCTTTGAAGACGCGCAACGCCGCGCTTTAGCTTATTTGGGTTATTTGTCTCGCTTAAAAATTCAATTACAAGAGAAAGAAAAGCGCCTTAAAAGTGATTTGGGTGAGATTAAAAAATTAGAGCAAAAGGTCAAAAAGAATAACGAGAATATCGCCAGTAACCAAGAGTGGTTGGAGAGGCATAGAGAATGGCGTGATGAATCTCAATCCAACAATCCAGACAATGCAGATAAGATGCAAGAACGAATGGATCGCAATAAGGACAATATCAGAAAAGCCAAAGATTTTATCGCTAAAACCCAAAATTGGATAAAGAAAAAAGAATGCGACATAGATGAAATTTTAAAGCATATCCAAGCTATGGAGCCAAACTATCTCTTGCCTCAAGACTTTCTTTATGTTGGAAAACTTGCTTGTGTCAATAAAAGTGAAATCTATGCGCATGATGGAGATGAAGAAAGTGGCTGGAATATTTATGGGCAACGCCTAAGTTTGGAATCTGGAGAACATGAAAAAAAGTTATGGGATTCTTATAACTCTCAAGAGGAATTTTATATTTTAATCACACGGCAAAATAAAGAAGACAACAGATTTTTCAAAGCTAGCTTGTGTAAAGGTTTGCTCTATAAACACATTTTAGAAGAGAGCGTTTTTGAAGTGTCGCCTAATACAATTGATTGGAAAATGACCAAGTGTTTGTTTCATGGGATACAACTTTCACTACCCATTGAATACAAGGAATTTAAACATAAAAAGTACACACCAAGAGATACTCTCAAGGTGTGGGTAACAAATTATGACAGCTTGCTAAAAAGTGTATTCATTGCTGAAAAAGAGCCAGAACCCAAACACATGGATGTGATTATGCTTTTTAATGACCGACTGGGATCTCAAATTTTAAAATATGCTTATATTTTTAATGACTTCAATTTTAATTATTCCGTGTTAGATTATCAAAAGAATGGAGCAATCAAAAATACCTCGCAATTTTACGATCCTAAGAATATTATCCGTTGGATTAATGTTGAAAGAGAGCATCAACTAGAAAAAACAAGTAGCTATAACAAAGATCAAGTTCAAAAAATCATAGAGCTTTTAGAGCAAATCAATCGCGCTCTTAACCAAAGAAAAATCAGAAAAACCATAGGAATTATCACACCTTATAATGCCCAAAAAAGACGCTTGCGATCAGAAGTGGAAAAATGCGGCTTCAAGAATTTTGATGAACTCAAGATAGACACTGTGGATGCCTTTCAAGGCGAGGAGGCAGATATTATCATTTATTCCACCGTGAAAACTTATGGTAATCTTTCTTTCTTGCTAGATTCTAAACGCTTGAATGTAGCTATTTCTAGGGCAAAAGAAAATCTCATTTTTGTGGGTAAAAAGTCTTTCTTTGAGAATTTACGAAGCGATGAGAAGAATATCTTTAGCGCTATTTTGCAAGTCTGTAGATAG